A stretch of Nilaparvata lugens isolate BPH chromosome 12, ASM1435652v1, whole genome shotgun sequence DNA encodes these proteins:
- the LOC111054225 gene encoding zinc finger matrin-type protein 2, giving the protein MASSSRGVEDHRRKWDRGQYERLAAERLQEELDSLEAANQKQPPVKRELLKQRDYRVDLESRLGKSIVITKNTPSSQTGGYYCNVCDCVVKDSINFLDHINGKKHQQNLGMSMRIERSSLDQVKRRFESNKRKMEDKKKDYDLELRMKELKEEEEKMKEYRREKKKEKKRKYDEQEDGDEDGKQQQSELAAIMGFSGFGGSKKK; this is encoded by the exons AGAGGCGTAGAAGACCACCGCCGGAAATGGGACCGCGGTCAGTACGAGCGGTTGGCGGCCGAGCGACTGCAAGAGGAGTTGGACTCCCTGGAGGCGGCCAATCAGAAGCAGCCGCCCGTCAAACGCGAACTGCTGAAACAGCGCGATTATCGCGTCGACTTGGAGTCGCGGCTGGGAAAGAGCATTGTCATCACTAAGAACACGCCCTCATCGCAGACTGGAGG ATATTACTGCAACGTATGCGATTGTGTAGTGAAGGATTCCATCAATTTCCTTGATCACATCAATGGAAAGAAAC ATCAACAGAACCTGGGCATGTCCATGAGGATAGAGCGTTCTTCGTTGGATCAGGTGAAAAGACGATTTGAAtcaaacaaaagaaaaatggaagataagaagaaggaCTACGATCTGGAATTGAGGATGAAAGAGTTGAAAGAGGAG GAAGAGAAAATGAAAGAATacagaagagaaaagaagaaagagaagaaaagaaaatacgACGAACAGGAAGATGGAGACGAAGATGGTAAACAACAACAGTCGGAATTGGCAGCCATTATGGGGTTCTCAGGGTTTGGGGGATCTAAAAAGAAGTGA